The nucleotide window CGCGGCGTCGGTTTCCGAGGCGCCCGGGGCGAGGCTATAGCGCGCCTCGGCGATCGGCAGGCCTTTGCCGTCGAGCGCCCGCACCGTGCCGGCGTCGAGACCGCCGGTCGCCGCGCGCAGCACCTTGACGGTCATCTTCGCCGCGGCGTTCTCGGCGGCGACCAGCGCATGGGCGGGCGGGGCGCCGCCCTCGACGATGGTGACGCTGCGATTCTGCACCAGCCGGTTCAGCCCGGTGACGAACTCGCTGCCGCGGCCGGTGTCGATGCCATCGGTCAGCCATACCAACTCGGCATCGCCCGCGGTCTTCAGGAACCGCTCGATCCCGGGCAGCGCTTCGGACCGGTTCACCGCGTAGGGCTTCGGTGCGAGCTGGCGCAGCGCCACCCGTGCGGTGCCGGCCGGCATCAGGGCCGGATCGCGCGTGGTCTCCGACAGCGGTGCCAGCGCCACCGCGCGGCGCGCGCTGTCGGCTTCGGCGATCAGCTCGTCGGCGGCGGTGATCCGTGCCTCCCAGCTCGACGCCGCGGTCCAGCCGTCGTCGAGCAGGAGCAAGAGCGGTGCCTGGCTGCCGCCAGCGGCGGTCTGCGGATTCCAGATCGGGCCGGCGAGGGCGACGATCACCAGCGCGGCGGCGAGCATCCGCAGCGCGGTCAGCCACCATGGCGTCCGCGACGGCGTTTCTTCCTTCGGGGCGATGTCGAACAGCAGCCGGGTCGGCGGGAAATCAATCCGCCGCGGCCGCGGCGGCATCACCCGCAGCAGCCACCACAGCGCCGGCAGCGCCAGCAGACCAAGCAGCAGCAGCGGTTGCGCGAAGCCGAGGGGCAGACTGCCGATCATGCGCTGCGCCCCGCTTTGCCGGCGGCGCCTTTGGCGGTGGTCATGCCGGCGTGCAGGAACAGCAACAGCTCGGCGGCCGAGCGCGAGGTGGTGTGGGTCGAGAACAGCCAGTCGAGCTTCGACGTCTCGAGCCGTATCGCGTCGCGATGCGCGGCGACCAGCGCGACGTAGTCGCTGGCCCACTTCTCGGCGCGCCCGGCGGTGATCGCGCCGCCGCCTTCGGGCTCGACGAATTCGACCCGTCCCGCATAGGGGAAGCTCTCTTCGGCCGGGTCGACGATCTGGACCAGCGTGCCGTGGGCGCCGGAGGCCGACAGTCCGGCCAGCATTGGACGGATATCGCCGACCGGAGACCAGAAGTCGGACAGCACAACGATCTCGGACAGCGATGAAGGCACGAACGACGGCGGCAGGCTGCCACGATGGGTGGTGTCGTGCAGGATCGCCTGCGCCATCTTGTCGACGACGTTGTTGCTGGAGGTCGGGTTCATCAGTCCGGGGATGCCGACGCGTTCGCCGCCGGCGACCAGCAGTTCGGCCAGCGCAAAACTCACGATCAGGCCGCGCTCCAGCTTGCTGTCGCGCGCGCCCTTGGAGGCGAATGCCATCGACAGCGACCGGTCGGGCCACAGCCAGACCGTGTGGGCGGCTTCCCATTCCAGCTCGCGGACATAGAGATGATCGTCCCGCGCCGAGCGGCGCCAGTCGACGCTCGTGGCCGGCTCGCCTGAGACGAAGCGGCGATACTGCCAGAAGTTCTCGCCGGCGCCGGCACGGCGGCGGCCGTGCAGGCCGTGGGTGACGTTGTTGGCGATCCGGCGGGCCTCGAGCATCAGCCGCGGCAGCGACGCCGCGAGCGAGCGGCTTTCGCCGTCGGCACGGCGGACCGCCAGCGTCTCCTGGGTGCGATGCTCGCCGGGCTGCGCCATCAGCCGATCCGGCTCTTGAGCTTCTGGATTACGTCCGGAATCGTGCGGCCTTCGGCGCGCGCCGAGAACGTCAGCGCCATGCGATGTTTCAGCACCGGCTCGGCGAGGTCGAGGACGTCGTCGATCGACGGCGCCAGCCGGCCGTCGAGCAGCGCCCGGGCGCGCACCGCCATCATCAACGACTGGCTGGCGCGCGGCCCCGGACCCCAGGCGATCAGCTTGCCGAGTTCGCCGGCCTCGGGGCCCGGACGCGCCGAGCGCACCAGCGACAGGATCGCTTCAACGACCGAGTCGCCGACCGGCAGCCGGCGCACCAGCCGCTGCGCCGACAGCAGCGTTTCGCCGCTCATCGCCGCTTTCGGTGCGCTCTGCTCGGCGCCGGTGGTGTCGAACAGGATGCGGCGCTCGGCATCGCGATCCGGATAGTCGACGTCGATCTCCATCAGGAAGCGGTCGAGCTGGGCTTCGGGCAGCGGATAGGTGCCTTCCTGTTCCAGAGGATTCTGGGTCGCCAGCACATGGAACGGCTTCGGCAGATCGTGCCGGGCGCCGGCGACGGTGATGTGCTGCTCCTGCATCGCCTGCAGCAGCGCCGATTGGGTGCGCGGGCTGGCGCGGTTGATTTCGTCGGCCATCAGAAGCTGGGCGAACACCGGGCCGGCGATGAAGCGGAACGACCGCTTGCCGGCAGTGGTCTCGTCGAGCACTTCGGCGCCGAGAATGTCCGATGGCATCAGGTCGGGAGTGAACTGGATACGCTTGGCGTCGAGCCCGAGCGTGACACCCAGGGTTTCCACCAGCTTGGTCTTGGCGAGACCGGGGACGCCGATCAGCAGCGCGTGGCCGCCGGACAGGATCGTCACCAGGGTATTTTCCACCACGCGATCCTGACCGAAGATCACGGTCGCGATCGCCTCCTTGGCGGTGCGCACTTCACCTGCGACCTGCTCGGCCGAGCGAACGATGACGTCTTCGAGTTTCTCGACACTGTCTGCGCCGGCCATTTTGGTCTCTCCTGTCCGAACTTGTCGCCACGGGGCCGGTTGCCCTTGATCAGGCCATGTTAGGCGGTTCGCCGCGCTCCGGCGAAGGCTCTGGTTTCATTCACCAAATCTTTCCCCACATTATGAGCATCGCGAGATGGCGCGGATCACGATGTGGAGAGTTAAATCAAGCTGCGCGTGGCGAAATGGAGCAGCTATCGTGCCAGGTCGGAATTCGAGGGTCAGGGTAAACAATGGCGAAGCAAGGGCAGGGTTCATCGCACGATCTTGACGGTCTCACCGAGGCCGCCCGTGACGCTGCGGCGCGTGCGGCCAGTGGCAAGGGATTGCCGCCGGTGCATCTGTGGAACCCTCCGTTCTGCGGCGACCTCGACATGCGGATCGCGTCCGACGGAACCTGGTTCTATCTCGGCACCCCGATCGGCCGCCCGGCTTTGGTGCGGCTGTTCTCGACCATTCTGAAGCGCGAGGGCGACAAGCACTTCCTGGTCACGCCGGTCGAAAAGGTCGGCATCATCGTCGATGACGCGCCGTTTCTCGCGGTCGAAATGATCAAGGACCATGACGCGCGCGGCCCGCTGCTGCGCTTTCGTACCAATGTCGACGATTGGGTGACGTGCGACGGCGAAAGTGGGCTGCGGTTCGAATTCGCCCCCGACGGCGGAGTGACACCGTACCTTCACGTTCGTGCCGGCCTATGGGCCAAGGTGACGCGGGCATTGTACTACGATCTTGTTGACATCGGTGAGGAGCGGATGGTCGATGGTCACTCGATGTTCGGCATCGCGTCAGGCGGCTCGTTCTTCGCCATGGCCGATGCCGAGCTGACGAGGGAAGCGCATTGACCGGACCGATGACGGGTACGCAGTCGACTGGCCGCAGCATCAGTTCGATGGAATTTTTCGATCGCGCCCGGCGGCGGCTGCGATTCGACGTGCCGCCGGCGCTGACCGACGCCGCAATCGTTCCGACCGCAGGCGATCACGGCAACGAGCAGATGCTGCGCACGATCGCGCAGGAGCGGCCGATCCGCCCCG belongs to Rhodopseudomonas palustris and includes:
- a CDS encoding DUF58 domain-containing protein, which encodes MAQPGEHRTQETLAVRRADGESRSLAASLPRLMLEARRIANNVTHGLHGRRRAGAGENFWQYRRFVSGEPATSVDWRRSARDDHLYVRELEWEAAHTVWLWPDRSLSMAFASKGARDSKLERGLIVSFALAELLVAGGERVGIPGLMNPTSSNNVVDKMAQAILHDTTHRGSLPPSFVPSSLSEIVVLSDFWSPVGDIRPMLAGLSASGAHGTLVQIVDPAEESFPYAGRVEFVEPEGGGAITAGRAEKWASDYVALVAAHRDAIRLETSKLDWLFSTHTTSRSAAELLLFLHAGMTTAKGAAGKAGRSA
- a CDS encoding AAA family ATPase, with the translated sequence MAGADSVEKLEDVIVRSAEQVAGEVRTAKEAIATVIFGQDRVVENTLVTILSGGHALLIGVPGLAKTKLVETLGVTLGLDAKRIQFTPDLMPSDILGAEVLDETTAGKRSFRFIAGPVFAQLLMADEINRASPRTQSALLQAMQEQHITVAGARHDLPKPFHVLATQNPLEQEGTYPLPEAQLDRFLMEIDVDYPDRDAERRILFDTTGAEQSAPKAAMSGETLLSAQRLVRRLPVGDSVVEAILSLVRSARPGPEAGELGKLIAWGPGPRASQSLMMAVRARALLDGRLAPSIDDVLDLAEPVLKHRMALTFSARAEGRTIPDVIQKLKSRIG
- a CDS encoding DUF1285 domain-containing protein — translated: MAKQGQGSSHDLDGLTEAARDAAARAASGKGLPPVHLWNPPFCGDLDMRIASDGTWFYLGTPIGRPALVRLFSTILKREGDKHFLVTPVEKVGIIVDDAPFLAVEMIKDHDARGPLLRFRTNVDDWVTCDGESGLRFEFAPDGGVTPYLHVRAGLWAKVTRALYYDLVDIGEERMVDGHSMFGIASGGSFFAMADAELTREAH